In Nicotiana tabacum cultivar K326 chromosome 17, ASM71507v2, whole genome shotgun sequence, one DNA window encodes the following:
- the LOC107826971 gene encoding uncharacterized protein LOC107826971: protein MVSIFEMPFHLLPIIKPILLPQNPIKTLVYTTTMSSWSCSRCTFLNPPLSSQKSSCQICSSDPPPSISSDPSISVTKLKWACKACTFLNPYHSISCDVCGTRASASGLANLETDDDDDELDSSVGSVFMPLLRPCNNKGKNSIRVPIRVDDDIKESVRARCVNAATKRKNREDPIGVEEDEIDSVGYKGVKTATKAVDISDLVEQKPGKTLSANNSKALKILTYNVWFADIEMPKRMEALGDLIVLHSPDVICFQEVTPESYDIFQQSSWWKMYSCSISNVMELTRGYFCIQLSKLGVKSYSCKPFSNSIMGRELCIAEIEVQKDKTLVVATSHLESPCPGPPKWDQMFSKERVEQANEAVKLLETKPNVIFCGDMNWDDKLDGQFSLPDGWVDAWAKMKPEEIGWTYDTKSNKMLSANRTLQKRLDRFVCKLQDFSISDISMIGKDAIPHLTYVKEKKVKSEVKRLTLPVLPSDHFGLLLEISPQ, encoded by the exons ATGGTTTCAATATTCGAAATGCCCTTTCACTTGTTACCCATAATCAAACCAATTCTTCTCCCCCAAAACCCTATCAAAACCCTAGTTTACACCACAACCATGTCTTCTTGGTCATGTTCAAGATGCACATTCTTGAACCCTCCTCTTTCATCCCAAAAATCATCCTGCCAAATCTGTTCATCTGACCCACCCCCCTCCATCTCATCAGACCCATCAATTTCAGTCACGAAACTCAAATGGGCATGTAAAGCTTGCACCTTTTTGAACCCTTACCACAGTATTAGTTGTGATGTATGTGGCACTAGGGCTTCAGCTTCTGGACTTGCTAATCTTGAaactgatgatgatgatgatgagttgGATTCTTCTGTTGGCAGTGTTTTTATGCCTTTATTGAGGCCTTGTAATAACAAGGGGAAAAATAGTATTAGGGTTCCTATTAGGGTTGATGATGATATTAAGGAGTCTGTTAGGGCTAGATGTGTAAATGCTGCAACCAAGAGGAAAAATAGAGAGGACCCAATTGGGGTTGAGGAGGATGAGATTGATTCTGTGGGATATAAGGGTGTTAAGACTGCAACTAAGGCGGTTGACATTTCGG ATTTGGTGGAACAGAAACCAGGCAAAACTTTATCAGCCAATAACTCCAAAGCATTGAAGATCTTGACCTATAATGTATGGTTTGCAGATATAGAGATGCCCAAGAGGATGGAAGCTCTAGGTGACCTTATTGTACTGCATTCCCCAGATGTTATATGTTTTCAG GAGGTTACTCCAGAAAGTTATGACATTTTTCAGCAGTCTAGTTGGTGGAAAATGTATTCTTGTTCAATTTCAAATGTGATGGAACTTACGAGAGGATACTTCTGCATACAG TTAAGCAAACTTGGAGTGAAATCCTACAGTTGCAAACCATTTAGCAATTCGATAATGGGAAGGGAACTGTGTATTGCTGAGATCGAAGTTCAGAAAGATAAGACATTGGTTGTTGCTACCAGCCATCTTGAGAGTCCCTGCCCTGGGCCACCCAAATGGGATCAAATGTTCAGCAAGGAACGTGTGGAGCAAGCTAATGAAGCTGTGAAGTTACTTGAGACAAAGCCAAATGTAATTTTTTGTGGTGATATGAACTGGGATGACAAACTGGATGGTCAATTTTCTCTACCTGATGGGTGGGTTGATGCTTGGGCAAAAATGAAGCCCGAAGAAATTGGTTGGACATACGACACCAAGTCAAACAAAATGTTAAGTGCCAACCGGACACTGCAGAAACGTTTGGACAGGTTCGTTTGCAAACTGCAAGATTTCAGTATAAGTGATATTAGTATGATTGGGAAGGATGCAATTCCACATCTCACATATGTCAAAGAGAAAAAAGTGAAGAGTGAAGTTAAGAGACTTACACTACCTGTTTTGCCTAGTGATCATTTTGGCCTGCTTTTGGAGATCTCTCCTCAGTAG
- the LOC107826317 gene encoding uncharacterized protein LOC107826317, whose amino-acid sequence MFFHIHSCFRKNRNMHVIVMGRSFDFLFALAVLILFHHHTSVATVPNINTDEAALLALKSHISSDLNNLLQSNWSSSSPVCSWIGITCSSRHHRVTALDISSMQLHGTIPPHLGNLSFLVFLDISNNTFHGELPEELAHLQRLKLIDVTINNFTGGVPPFLSLLSNIRYMYLSSNQFSGKIPSSLSNVTKLEVLTLKENFLEGVIPRELGDLRHMTFIDLQFNRLTGSIPPSIYNITPMQKIGLTYNNLTGKLPTTICDHLPNLEKFGISYNYLDGTIPPNLEKCRKLQMLSLSGNDFIGTVPKEIANLTALMELYLGDMHLEGEIPVELGNLKKLQLLGLFGNEFIGSIPTSIFNMSAMQYLSFDGNRLLGTLPSDLGHRMPSLVEFNCATNNLSGFIPASISNSSRLRKLDLSANSFTGPILKSLGNLEHLEFLNLQYNNFYSDSTLSFLASLTNCRKLRVIGLSENPLHGFFPTSVGNFSDSLHIFESYACKLKGSIPEEIGNLTGVTRMNMLNNELTGHIPKTIQRMLNLQQLYLQRNKIEGTIPDVICTLKNLGALDLSENQLSGSVPPCLGNITSLRNLYLAYNRLNSTLPASLGSLQDLVEFNVTSNLLSGKIPLEVGNIKAATLIDLSKNNLSGEIPNTLVGLDRLIKLSLAHNRLYGPIPNSFGRMLALEFLDFCYNNLTGEIPKSLEALVYLKYLNFSFNKLSGEIPTGGPFANATSQSFLPNDALCGDSKFHVPPCVTKSPKRKKKILVLSVVLGVGLVFLALALFYVFLRLRKMKKNASQADSSLVKFKGHERISYYELEQATEGFNESNLLGIGSFSMVYKGTLKDGTLLAAKVFKVQLEGAFKSFDSECEMLRNLRHRNLAKVITSCSNLDFKALILEYMPNGTLDKWLYSHNLFLDLLQRLNVMIDVAAALDYLHNGYSTPVVHCDLKPSNVLLDQDMIGHVSDFGIAKLLGAEETFVQTRTIATIGYIAPEYGQDGIVSTSCDVYSFGILMMETLTRMRPSDGAFTGDLSIGRWVSDSFPSGIHKVVDANLVQAGNEKNDTKMQCMLSIMELALSCTLVKPDARISMEDALSALRKIRLQFVSNRH is encoded by the exons ATGTTTTTCCATATCCATTCTTGTTTTAGGAAAAACAGAAACATGCATGTTATAGTTATGGGCAGAAGTTTCGATTTCCTGTTTGCTCTTGCAGTTCTCATTCTGTTTCATCACCATACTTCAGTGGCTACTGTTCCCAACATTAACACTGATGAAGCAGCTCTTCTTGCCTTGAAATCTCACATTTCTTCTGATCTTAACAACTTGTTACAAAGCAACTGGTCTTCTTCCAGCCCAGTTTGTAGCTGGATTGGCATCACTTGCAGCTCTCGCCACCATCGAGTCACAGCTTTAGACATTTCTAGCATGCAACTTCATGGTACCATTCCTCCGCATCTAGGAAAcctctcatttcttgttttcCTCGACATCAGTAACAACACTTTCCATGGGGAGTTGCCAGAAGAATTGGCTCATTTGCAGAGGTTGAAACTGATTGATGTCACAATCAATAACTTCACTGGTGGCGTCCCACCATTTTTAAGTTTGTTATCTAACATCCGATACATGTACCTTTCGAGCAACCAATTTTCGGGGAAAATTCCATCTTCCCTTTCCAATGTAACAAAACTGGAGGTGTTGACACTAAAGGAAAACTTTCTCGAAGGAGTGATCCCTCGAGAACTCGGTGATCTTCGTCATATGACTTTCATAGACCTGCAATTCAACCGGCTCACTGGCTCTATACCGCCATCAATCTATAACATTACACCGATGCAAAAGATTGGTCTCACCTACAACAATCTTACTGGTAAGCTTCCAACAACGATATGTGACCACCTTCCAAACTTGGAAAAATTTGGCATCTCGTACAACTATCTAGATGGCACTATTCCACCAAACTTAGAAAAATGCAGAAagcttcagatgttgtcattgTCTGGCAATGATTTCATTGGAACTGTGCCAAAAGAGATAGCCAACTTAACAGCTCTTATGGAATTATATCTTGGAGATATGCATTTGGAAG GAGAGATACCAGTGGAGTTAGGTAATCTTAAGAAACTACAGTTGCTGGGATTATTCGGGAATGAGTTTATTGGTTCCATCCCTACAAGCATTTTCAACATGTCAGCAATGCAGTACCTATCATTTGACGGAAACAGGCTTTTAGGTACTCTACCTTCAGATTTAGGCCATAGAATGCCCAGCCTTGTAGAATTCAATTGTGCGACGAATAATCTGAGTGGTTTTATTCCTGCTTCTATCTCAAATTCTTCAAGACTCAGAAAACTTGATCTCAGTGCCAACAGTTTCACAGGTCCAATTCTTAAATCACTTGGTAACTTAGAACATCTTGAGTTTTTGAACTTGCAGTATAATAATTTTTATAGCGATTCAACATTGAGCTTCTTGGCATCGTTGACAAACTGTAGGAAACTAAGAGTAATAGGTTTATCTGAGAATCCCCTGCATGGGTTTTTTCCTACATCTGTTGGAAATTTCTCCGACTCTCTGCACATTTTTGAAAGCTATGCTTGTAAACTAAAGGGAAGTATTCCTGAAGAAATTGGTAATCTTACTGGAGTCACAAGGATGAATATGCTTAACAATGAGTTGACTGGACATATTCCAAAAACTATCCAACGCATGTTGAATCTTCAACAACTTTACCTACaaagaaacaagatagaaggAACCATACCAGATGTTATTTGCACTTTAAAGAATCTCGGTGCATTAGACTTGTCGGAAAATCAGCTTTCTGGTTCAGTGCCTCCATGCTTAGGGAACATCACCAGTTTGAGGAATCTTTATCTAGCTTATAACAGGCTGAATTCAACATTACCTGCAAGTTTAGGAAGCCTTCAAGATCTCGTAGAATTCAACGTTACATCCAATTTATTAAGTGGAAAAATTCCTCTGGAGGTTGGAAATATAAAGGCTGCAACACTCATTGATCTATCCAAAAATAATTTGTCTGGTGAGATCCCTAACACTCTAGTGGGTCTGGATAGATTGATCAAACTTTCTCTAGCACATAATAGATTATATGGGCCTATTCCAAATTCATTTGGAAGAATGTTGGCCTTGGAATTCTTGGACTTTTGCTATAACAATCTTACTGGTGAAATACCAAAGTCATTAGAAGCTCTTGTGTATCTCAAGTACCTGAACTTCTCATTCAATAAACTCAGTGGAGAAATTCCCACTGGTGGTCCTTTTGCAAATGCCACAAGTCAATCTTTCTTGCCCAATGATGCACTTTGCGGTGACTCTAAATTTCACGTGCCACCATGTGTCACCAAATCTCccaagaggaaaaagaaaattttggttTTGTCTGTCGTTTTGGGAGTGGGTCTAGTATTTCTTGCATTAGCCCTCTTTTATGTATTTTTGAGGTTGCgaaagatgaagaagaatgcaAGTCAAGCAGATTCGTCTCTGGTGAAATTTAAAGGACATGAAAGAATTTCCTATTATGAACTTGAACAAGCAACTGAAGGATTCAATGAAAGCAACTTGCTTGGTATTGGGAGTTTCAGCATGGTCTACAAAGGGACACTTAAGGATGGTACTCTTTTGGCAGCAAAGGTATTCAAAGTGCAATTGGAGGGTGCATTCAAAAGTTTTGACTCAGAATGTGAGATGCTTCGGAACCTTCGCCACAGAAATCTGGCCAAAGTCATCACCAGCTGCTCCAACCTTGATTTCAAAGCCCTAATTTTGGAATACATGCCCAATGGGACACTTGATAAATGGTTATACTCTCACAACTTATTCTTGGACTTATTACAGAGATTGAATGTAATGATAGACGTGGCTGCAGCATTAGACTATCTCCACAATGGCTATTCAACACCTGTGGTGCATTGTGACTTGAAGCCAAGCAATGTCTTGCTAGATCAAGACATGATTGGCCATGTCAGTGATTTTGGCATTGCCAAATTGCTAGGTGCAGAGGAGACTTTTGTCCAAACAAGGACTATTGCAACCATTGGATACATTGCTCCGG AGTATGGACAAGATGGAATAGTATCCACAAGCTGCGATGTTTATAGTTTTGGCATTTTGATGATGGAGACGCTTACAAGAATGAGACCAAGTGATGGAGCATTTACTGGAGACTTGAGCATAGGACGTTGGGTTAGTGATTCTTTTCCAAGTGGAATTCATAAGGTGGTGGATGCTAATTTGGTACAGGCAGGGAATGAAAAAAACGACACAAAGATGCAGTGTATGTTATCTATCATGGAATTAGCCTTGAGCTGCACCTTAGTGAAACCTGATGCAAGAATTAGCATGGAAGATGCTCTCTcagcacttagaaaaattaggctTCAATTTGTCAGTAATCGTCACTAG